A genomic window from Sulfurospirillum oryzae includes:
- a CDS encoding response regulator, with amino-acid sequence MTKTKILIVEDEAIVALDIKKALIQLGHDVITMVTNHDDAIRSVEKNRPDIIIMDIYLNNSLDGIQTAEDIQKIHAIPILYLSAFADDETINRAVKTNPIGYLTKPFKREELKSTIQLGLYKKEITDQLAIDHSHTSLGLNYSYDHINGQLFYGDMLIKLGIKENALLRILIEAKGKPISFQELEYFLWPDTPISKGALRTLIYRTRAKLEYKFIETIPSVGCKLTPISSAMEPILKSIF; translated from the coding sequence ATGACTAAGACAAAAATTCTAATTGTAGAAGATGAGGCTATTGTCGCACTAGATATTAAAAAAGCTTTAATCCAGTTAGGACATGACGTCATTACGATGGTAACCAACCATGACGATGCTATCAGAAGCGTTGAAAAAAATAGACCCGATATTATTATTATGGACATATATTTAAACAATAGCCTAGATGGTATACAAACGGCAGAAGATATTCAAAAAATCCATGCAATTCCCATACTCTATCTTAGTGCTTTTGCTGATGATGAAACGATTAATAGAGCCGTTAAAACCAATCCTATAGGTTACCTTACAAAGCCTTTTAAACGTGAGGAGTTAAAATCGACCATTCAGTTAGGTTTGTATAAAAAAGAGATAACCGATCAATTAGCCATTGACCATAGCCATACGTCTTTGGGGCTTAATTACAGTTATGATCACATCAATGGACAACTTTTTTACGGCGATATGCTCATTAAACTTGGTATTAAAGAGAACGCACTTTTAAGAATTCTGATCGAAGCCAAAGGAAAACCAATCTCTTTTCAAGAGTTAGAATATTTCCTCTGGCCTGATACACCTATTAGCAAAGGGGCGCTTAGAACACTTATTTATCGAACAAGAGCAAAACTCGAATATAAATTTATCGAGACCATCCCCTCTGTCGGCTGTAAATTAACACCCATTTCTAGTGCAATGGAACCTATCTTAAAAAGCATTTTTTAA
- a CDS encoding N-acyl amino acid synthase FeeM domain-containing protein — MAYLNKNGAMMEIKELATKQSHPCKECQLSISETRGKRLLGFFQKKVFLEQIIDESIAFNKKLSWDNDHKNLKLTTTAEELINVFKLRSAIYATKGYQREFQDEIEGLNFDTYDTHSAIFYYQSENEMSGSIRLIFDDKHFLPTEKNVSLEYLREHKLCELSRQVVKQSDKGLGLEFKNFYKGIYELALHNPDKINLILASITHDHYNLYAKFGGMKIEKELDAYGNLDKAILVLSWDITQVSAFFKKCFLR, encoded by the coding sequence ATGGCTTATCTAAACAAGAATGGTGCAATGATGGAGATTAAAGAGCTTGCGACTAAGCAATCTCATCCATGCAAGGAATGTCAACTCTCTATTTCAGAAACTAGGGGAAAAAGGTTATTAGGGTTCTTTCAAAAAAAAGTCTTTTTAGAGCAAATCATTGATGAGAGCATCGCTTTTAATAAAAAACTCTCATGGGACAATGACCATAAAAATCTCAAACTTACCACGACCGCAGAAGAGCTCATCAATGTCTTTAAATTACGGAGTGCTATCTATGCAACAAAAGGGTATCAGCGTGAATTTCAAGACGAAATTGAAGGGCTTAATTTTGATACTTACGATACCCATTCTGCCATTTTTTACTACCAAAGTGAAAATGAAATGAGTGGGTCTATACGACTTATTTTTGATGATAAGCATTTTTTGCCAACCGAAAAAAATGTTTCATTGGAATATTTACGAGAACATAAGCTGTGTGAGTTATCAAGGCAAGTGGTCAAACAAAGTGACAAAGGACTAGGTTTAGAATTTAAGAACTTTTACAAAGGCATCTATGAGCTTGCTCTTCATAATCCTGATAAGATCAACCTCATTTTAGCCTCTATTACGCACGATCATTATAACTTATATGCTAAATTTGGTGGAATGAAAATTGAAAAAGAGTTAGACGCTTATGGCAATCTTGATAAAGCTATTTTGGTTTTATCGTGGGATATTACGCAAGTGTCCGCTTTTTTTAAAAAATGCTTTTTAAGATAG
- a CDS encoding aspartate/glutamate racemase family protein, translating to MNAEMANYAPLSFNTTIFNNAKEIQSHVDTYIHGLHQEAEHLKQSKKELSDQSFKSGLLTYVPLGGKSDTHLLLLGGMGPLAGAHGMKECLSFLQDAYSVTLFQACFIPKRDSDHDVAWSLYEALHVAVQNCPKNKKIELIVVCNGAHHFIEDALKLFYQKSSHKNRDIRFHSLKASVEKKSRTFGRLKCIALQSNFAAQKGIYGNSQNIYSMDTIPPLSSYQKNLTLAIEGVKRFDKHTTLLNAIKVFHALMDYGAKRLLLGCAEIPIIIDSLKKEAPHDIQEYLSSVTLIDPLMLALQEMAEK from the coding sequence ATGAATGCAGAAATGGCGAACTATGCCCCTTTATCATTTAATACTACTATTTTCAATAATGCAAAAGAGATACAAAGTCATGTAGATACTTACATTCATGGATTACATCAAGAAGCAGAGCATCTCAAACAGTCAAAAAAAGAGTTAAGCGATCAAAGTTTTAAATCGGGGTTATTGACTTATGTTCCATTGGGCGGCAAAAGCGATACACATCTCCTTTTGTTAGGAGGCATGGGGCCATTAGCAGGGGCACATGGGATGAAGGAGTGTTTGTCATTTTTACAAGATGCGTATTCTGTAACACTTTTTCAGGCGTGTTTTATTCCCAAACGAGATTCAGATCATGATGTCGCTTGGAGCCTTTATGAGGCGCTACATGTAGCAGTACAAAATTGTCCCAAAAATAAGAAGATAGAGTTGATTGTTGTTTGTAATGGTGCGCATCATTTTATTGAAGATGCATTAAAACTTTTTTACCAAAAAAGCTCACATAAAAATCGAGACATACGCTTTCATTCACTCAAAGCATCTGTCGAAAAAAAAAGTAGAACCTTTGGAAGGCTAAAGTGCATTGCACTTCAAAGTAACTTTGCTGCTCAAAAAGGTATTTATGGAAACTCACAGAATATTTATTCCATGGACACAATCCCCCCATTATCAAGCTATCAAAAAAATTTAACATTGGCTATCGAAGGAGTCAAACGTTTTGATAAACACACAACGCTTTTGAATGCCATTAAAGTTTTTCATGCACTTATGGATTATGGTGCTAAAAGACTTTTACTCGGGTGTGCGGAGATACCTATTATTATTGATTCGTTAAAAAAAGAGGCTCCTCATGACATCCAAGAGTACTTATCAAGCGTTACCTTGATTGATCCTTTGATGCTCGCTCTTCAAGAAATGGCAGAAAAATAA
- a CDS encoding flavodoxin, which translates to MKIAIFYGSTNGNTAEAALKIQKRLNTDIYDVGKLKNGDNLAKYDVLILGTSTWYDGDLQDDWDSFMSHLKAADLKGKTVALFGLGDQEGYGSDYVSGMRLIYDMVIDKGAKVIGLWDDIGYSYESSASVIDGKFIGLALDEENQSELTDGRIASWCDQLEASLKGNA; encoded by the coding sequence ATGAAAATAGCTATTTTTTATGGAAGCACTAACGGTAATACGGCGGAGGCCGCTCTTAAAATTCAAAAGCGGTTAAATACGGATATTTATGATGTTGGAAAGCTCAAAAACGGAGACAACCTTGCCAAATATGATGTGCTCATTTTAGGGACATCAACATGGTATGATGGCGATTTACAAGATGATTGGGATAGCTTTATGAGTCATTTAAAAGCGGCTGATCTTAAGGGTAAAACCGTAGCGCTTTTTGGACTAGGCGATCAAGAAGGGTATGGTAGTGATTATGTAAGTGGCATGCGTCTTATTTATGATATGGTTATTGACAAGGGTGCTAAAGTCATTGGGTTATGGGATGATATAGGCTATTCGTATGAAAGCTCGGCTTCGGTTATTGATGGCAAATTTATAGGGCTTGCTTTAGATGAAGAGAATCAAAGTGAACTGACCGATGGGCGCATTGCTTCATGGTGCGATCAATTAGAAGCTTCTTTAAAAGGAAATGCATGA
- a CDS encoding 7TM diverse intracellular signaling domain-containing protein, with product MVYLKIVFVLLFTSVVSASSLQIDAATSFYDVLSHSEIYNDHTKSLTLADIETSPVAFSKNDKKLVGFGYAPNFTVWVRFLLENVTDTKLEKVLEYDNTITSEIYFFDGNQSEGVLEGLFHIAKERKTINPIFPITLQPHEVKTYYLKANSYTSALIVKLNLWNQSSFYEKEINHQLCLALFFGAMSVLAMYNLFLFFFTRDRSYFYYVLYIVGLIVHHVIYVGFAGIYFVNQAWMVRLIAFSPLIVAFPIGSLALFSKSFLNIPRNYPKLNKILSLYLVVFVFFLFLSMMSNALHQYRNLFFISLLIYLFAVTIYAAVKKNRQAYFVLFGWVLIVVTFVLMYLSSAGIFNIYEYVRYFVELSLVCEATIFSIALADRIKQLRKDKEIANQKVLDQQKNEKERLERKVMEKTQNLNVALAEKELLLKELNHRVKNNMQMIVSLVRLQRDEIKDEKLDDMFQTIQNRINAMSHLHELLYKQDTISHVNAYEYFTLLIDEFEESCHSNISIHFDIKAELENEHAVYCGLILNELMSNAFKYAFPNGHGDITILLEKIDNRFKLFVADNGVGYDQDVASNSLGLILVHTLVIQQLKGEIHIDAHNGVRVEIVWSSHD from the coding sequence ATGGTATATCTGAAAATAGTATTCGTGTTGTTATTCACCTCTGTTGTCTCTGCAAGCTCACTGCAAATTGACGCTGCAACATCTTTTTATGATGTACTTTCTCATTCTGAAATCTATAACGATCATACCAAGTCTCTCACTCTAGCAGATATAGAAACAAGCCCTGTTGCATTTAGCAAAAATGATAAAAAGCTTGTAGGGTTTGGGTATGCACCAAATTTTACGGTATGGGTAAGGTTTTTACTTGAAAATGTAACGGATACAAAACTTGAAAAGGTGTTGGAATACGACAATACCATCACTTCTGAAATCTATTTTTTCGATGGAAACCAGTCAGAAGGCGTGCTTGAAGGGCTGTTTCATATTGCGAAAGAGCGAAAAACGATCAACCCTATTTTTCCTATAACGCTCCAACCTCATGAAGTAAAAACTTACTATCTTAAAGCAAACTCTTACACGTCCGCACTTATTGTAAAGCTCAATTTATGGAATCAAAGCTCTTTTTATGAAAAAGAGATCAACCATCAGCTCTGCCTTGCACTCTTCTTTGGCGCTATGAGTGTTCTTGCGATGTACAATCTTTTTCTCTTCTTTTTTACAAGAGATCGAAGCTATTTTTATTATGTACTTTACATTGTTGGACTTATTGTACACCATGTCATTTATGTTGGATTTGCGGGTATCTATTTTGTCAATCAAGCATGGATGGTTCGTCTCATTGCATTTTCTCCGCTCATCGTAGCCTTTCCTATAGGTTCATTAGCGCTTTTCTCCAAATCTTTTTTGAACATCCCCCGTAACTATCCAAAACTCAATAAAATTTTGTCGCTCTATTTGGTTGTTTTTGTATTTTTTCTTTTCTTAAGTATGATGAGCAATGCTCTGCATCAGTATCGTAATCTCTTTTTTATCTCATTATTAATCTATTTATTTGCAGTAACAATTTATGCCGCAGTGAAAAAGAATAGACAAGCCTATTTTGTTCTTTTTGGCTGGGTTCTTATTGTTGTGACGTTTGTGCTGATGTATCTCTCCAGTGCGGGCATTTTTAATATTTATGAGTATGTACGCTATTTTGTTGAGCTCTCATTGGTATGTGAGGCGACGATCTTTTCCATTGCTTTGGCAGATCGCATTAAACAGTTGCGCAAAGATAAAGAGATTGCAAATCAAAAAGTTTTAGATCAACAGAAAAATGAAAAAGAGCGACTTGAGCGTAAAGTCATGGAAAAGACACAAAACCTCAATGTAGCACTCGCCGAAAAAGAGCTACTGCTTAAAGAGCTCAACCATAGAGTTAAAAATAATATGCAGATGATCGTTTCACTTGTACGCCTCCAACGCGATGAGATTAAAGATGAAAAGCTTGATGACATGTTTCAAACCATTCAGAACAGGATCAATGCGATGAGCCACCTGCATGAGCTTTTATACAAACAAGACACGATCTCACACGTTAATGCGTATGAATACTTTACACTGCTCATTGACGAGTTTGAAGAGAGTTGCCATAGCAATATTTCGATCCATTTTGACATCAAAGCAGAACTTGAAAATGAACATGCTGTTTATTGTGGGTTAATCCTCAATGAACTGATGTCCAACGCCTTCAAATACGCCTTCCCCAATGGCCATGGGGACATTACGATTCTTTTGGAAAAGATAGATAATAGATTTAAACTCTTTGTAGCCGATAATGGCGTGGGTTACGATCAAGATGTCGCATCCAATTCCTTAGGACTCATTCTTGTGCATACGCTGGTTATTCAACAGCTCAAAGGAGAGATTCATATTGACGCACATAATGGGGTGAGGGTAGAAATTGTATGGAGTAGCCATGACTAA
- a CDS encoding nickel/cobalt transporter, with translation MLRKFLFTFLLFMLPYNLFACALCALYTPSATVTITLNGTPSKIETITFEWTFTQDFINTLLTRYDENHNNKLDPKELERVKIILENYIEKRNFLTTIEYLNATQPNQENVKKLPLHVKTKNLFLEGENLIFRFTTKINQEVATGDEISFVFEDKEEYFKFLVHSVTYTIKEPFTLEFNLANHIAFTKITNGIVTQKDTSLAPPKKEDVEQPKELPPSMSWLQTRLTHTQQTIQNAITTLKEKGTMTTYALFLGMSFLYGLLHAAGPGHGKALVSSYLFASHHRYSKALGIAALIGIVHTFAAFLLTLVIYGLFDLFFNAFFTNVTYYATKLSALIIISIAGYLGWQKIQAMKSTPKIVSFSAHPFTCKCSSCSPKSQSTDWGVVLSAGVIPCPGTITIFIFALNTGAYLLGFLAALSMSLGMSSVIALTAVATVFTKNRFQTKSPKIFIYSEVISLAIMLILGIILLIA, from the coding sequence ATGCTTAGAAAATTTCTTTTTACATTTTTGCTTTTTATGCTTCCTTACAACCTTTTTGCGTGTGCCCTGTGTGCCCTTTATACACCCTCAGCTACAGTTACCATCACCCTAAATGGTACACCGTCTAAGATTGAAACCATTACGTTTGAATGGACATTTACGCAAGATTTTATCAATACTTTACTCACACGTTACGATGAAAATCACAATAATAAACTTGACCCCAAAGAGCTTGAGCGCGTTAAAATTATCTTGGAAAATTACATTGAAAAAAGAAATTTCCTAACGACCATTGAGTATCTAAACGCGACTCAACCCAACCAAGAGAATGTGAAAAAACTACCTTTACATGTAAAGACAAAAAACCTCTTTTTAGAAGGGGAGAATCTCATTTTTCGTTTTACAACCAAGATCAATCAAGAAGTGGCAACGGGTGATGAAATCTCCTTTGTGTTTGAAGATAAAGAAGAGTATTTTAAATTTTTGGTGCATAGTGTCACATACACCATTAAAGAGCCTTTCACACTCGAATTCAATCTGGCTAACCACATCGCCTTTACTAAAATTACTAACGGTATCGTGACACAAAAAGACACCTCCTTAGCTCCTCCAAAAAAGGAAGATGTTGAACAACCTAAAGAGCTCCCTCCTTCGATGTCATGGCTTCAAACACGATTAACCCATACACAGCAAACAATTCAAAATGCCATCACCACACTCAAAGAAAAAGGCACAATGACAACTTATGCCCTCTTTTTAGGTATGTCGTTTTTATACGGACTCTTGCATGCCGCAGGACCAGGTCATGGCAAGGCGCTCGTTAGCTCCTATCTTTTTGCTTCACACCATCGCTATAGCAAAGCTCTTGGCATAGCAGCCCTGATTGGCATCGTGCATACCTTTGCCGCCTTTTTACTTACACTCGTCATTTACGGACTCTTTGATCTCTTTTTTAATGCCTTTTTTACCAACGTCACCTACTATGCAACGAAGCTCTCAGCGCTTATTATTATCAGCATTGCAGGTTATTTGGGTTGGCAAAAAATTCAAGCGATGAAAAGCACGCCAAAGATTGTCTCATTTTCAGCGCACCCTTTTACATGTAAATGCTCTTCTTGTTCACCAAAATCCCAAAGTACAGACTGGGGTGTGGTTTTAAGCGCTGGGGTTATTCCTTGTCCGGGAACCATTACCATCTTCATTTTTGCACTTAATACTGGAGCCTATCTTTTAGGTTTTTTAGCAGCACTTAGTATGAGCTTAGGTATGAGTAGCGTTATTGCCCTAACGGCGGTAGCTACGGTGTTTACGAAAAATCGTTTTCAAACCAAAAGCCCAAAAATTTTTATTTACAGTGAAGTGATTAGCCTTGCTATCATGCTGATATTGGGTATTATCTTACTCATTGCGTAA
- a CDS encoding DUF1007 family protein, with protein MFFRLIFLSTLLSTFLCAHPHVFIDTKVQVLPDKIILTWSFDEMSSAMLMDDYDKNKDKKLDANEVAFMEKDHFKTLEPYSYFMHMSNGKDEFDLKRFSDFNATFDGKKLIYTFAIPKPKFKKYELRFYDAEMYVALIVKKEWLTCKEPIKCKVEGYDADFYYAYKVVVQE; from the coding sequence GTGTTTTTTCGTTTAATATTTTTGAGTACTTTGCTCAGTACTTTTTTGTGTGCACATCCACATGTTTTTATTGATACCAAGGTACAAGTCTTGCCGGATAAAATTATTTTGACGTGGAGTTTTGATGAGATGAGTTCTGCCATGCTCATGGACGACTATGATAAAAATAAAGATAAAAAGCTCGATGCCAACGAAGTGGCTTTTATGGAAAAAGATCATTTTAAAACATTAGAGCCTTACAGCTATTTTATGCACATGTCAAATGGCAAAGATGAGTTTGATCTCAAACGCTTTAGTGACTTTAACGCTACCTTTGATGGCAAAAAACTCATTTACACGTTTGCTATTCCAAAGCCAAAGTTTAAAAAATATGAGCTACGTTTTTACGATGCAGAGATGTATGTAGCGCTTATTGTGAAAAAAGAGTGGCTTACATGTAAAGAACCTATCAAATGCAAAGTCGAAGGGTATGATGCGGACTTTTACTATGCCTATAAAGTTGTGGTTCAAGAGTAA
- a CDS encoding nickel/cobalt transporter, with the protein MLSSLAISFAEANRYFNTELSSHFRAIEDGNLTPMLLIFALSFGYGVVHAIGPGHGKALVAGYLLANPTKKMHVFQIGFLIAIVHALSALVVTLAATYLIQVSAMKLFRQVNPPLFQISGALIVLMGCWLLYDVWRSRKITKESVRPQKSRFGVVLLAGIVPCPGVITLCFFAITLGHITIGMVAAVFMSLGMGLTISLAGLLVNIMQKSKPVMTQPRWFWVLRLLGVLLVIALGLLFLLNPISTRAF; encoded by the coding sequence ATGCTTTCATCCCTCGCTATCAGTTTTGCTGAAGCAAATCGTTATTTCAACACAGAACTTTCGTCTCATTTTCGTGCCATTGAAGATGGTAATCTAACGCCTATGCTGCTTATTTTTGCCCTCTCTTTTGGTTATGGTGTGGTTCATGCCATCGGTCCAGGACACGGTAAAGCACTCGTTGCAGGTTATCTTTTAGCCAACCCCACTAAAAAAATGCATGTCTTTCAAATAGGCTTTCTCATCGCCATCGTTCATGCACTTTCTGCCCTTGTGGTCACACTGGCAGCGACGTATCTGATTCAAGTCAGTGCTATGAAACTTTTTCGACAAGTCAATCCACCACTGTTTCAAATTTCAGGCGCATTAATTGTCTTAATGGGATGCTGGCTACTGTATGACGTTTGGCGCTCACGCAAAATAACGAAAGAGAGTGTTCGCCCGCAAAAAAGCCGTTTTGGCGTCGTTCTTTTAGCGGGTATTGTGCCCTGCCCTGGTGTCATTACGCTCTGCTTTTTTGCCATCACGTTAGGACACATCACCATTGGTATGGTTGCGGCTGTATTTATGAGTCTTGGCATGGGGCTTACCATCTCACTTGCAGGTCTATTGGTCAACATCATGCAAAAATCAAAACCTGTGATGACACAGCCTCGTTGGTTCTGGGTATTGCGACTTTTAGGAGTTCTGTTAGTTATAGCACTAGGACTTTTGTTCTTACTAAACCCTATCTCAACACGAGCTTTTTAA
- a CDS encoding LysE family translocator, with translation MPLDLWTFLVAITLLTMTPGADTMIVIRNTLRGGAKDGLVSSLGICSGLFVHATLSAVGISAVLLYSATAFTILKIAGALYLIWLGIGSLRSFWNAKGTHQKVVAKKPFNFWTSLQEGFLSNVLNPKAVIFYMAFLPQFISHESSALAQSLFLALLHFIVGTIWQAFLVYTIVSANGFITKKSVRQSLDAISGIVMVSLGITLFLEKR, from the coding sequence ATGCCATTAGATCTTTGGACATTTTTAGTCGCTATCACATTACTGACAATGACACCTGGTGCCGATACAATGATCGTTATTCGTAATACATTGCGTGGGGGCGCTAAAGATGGACTTGTTTCAAGTTTGGGGATTTGTTCAGGGCTTTTTGTGCATGCAACACTTTCAGCAGTAGGTATCTCTGCGGTTTTACTCTATTCGGCCACAGCATTTACAATTTTAAAAATTGCGGGAGCTTTGTATCTTATTTGGCTCGGCATTGGCTCACTAAGGTCTTTTTGGAATGCCAAAGGAACGCATCAAAAAGTGGTTGCGAAAAAACCGTTTAATTTTTGGACATCATTACAAGAGGGATTTTTATCTAATGTCCTTAACCCAAAAGCCGTCATTTTCTATATGGCATTTTTACCACAATTTATCTCTCACGAGAGTTCTGCACTTGCACAATCACTCTTTCTAGCCTTGCTGCATTTTATTGTAGGAACGATCTGGCAGGCATTTTTAGTCTATACCATTGTCTCAGCAAATGGTTTTATCACGAAAAAAAGTGTACGCCAGAGTTTAGATGCGATCTCAGGAATCGTGATGGTTTCTCTTGGCATTACACTCTTTTTAGAAAAGCGTTAG
- a CDS encoding J domain-containing protein produces the protein MKLHLSPDCITIYVAETSSHYLHVSHVLTHLVGRSFWVNETLINFDTPEHNQRRKAFLNSLYNTCAFASKTHNASFLQKLLLSSQKPIKLVKKKFKQRLHHIPTTHHDPYRLLNAHKTESLESIRQKYLILAKMFHPDSIVSKDESSLKNSTTKFQQIQEAYALIKAEKMRQIAA, from the coding sequence ATGAAACTTCATCTCTCGCCTGATTGCATTACCATTTATGTTGCAGAAACCTCTTCACATTATTTACATGTAAGCCATGTTTTGACTCATTTGGTGGGACGTTCATTTTGGGTCAATGAAACGCTGATCAACTTTGACACACCAGAGCATAACCAAAGGCGAAAAGCTTTTTTGAATTCCTTGTATAATACATGTGCTTTTGCTTCCAAAACGCATAACGCCTCTTTTTTGCAAAAGCTTCTTTTATCTTCTCAAAAGCCTATCAAACTGGTGAAAAAAAAGTTCAAGCAACGCTTACATCACATCCCAACAACACATCATGATCCCTACCGCTTACTCAATGCTCATAAAACAGAAAGTTTAGAAAGTATTCGTCAAAAATATCTTATTCTTGCAAAGATGTTTCATCCCGATAGTATCGTATCTAAAGATGAAAGCAGCCTTAAAAATTCTACTACAAAATTTCAGCAAATTCAAGAAGCTTATGCTCTTATCAAAGCAGAAAAAATGAGACAAATTGCTGCTTAA
- a CDS encoding Opr family porin: MQLRYSRMIAAIVLGSSLSVAGDATNLEEAFANGKIEGTIGWFGQHIDAKEGTNSGFSNGYVNIGFETAPIHGVSLGVSGWGSLKISEKNDDDYKTSIADPNMLSQAFVKVEHEGMGRVVLGRQAVDFNWLSDYIEGATFEFSSIENLVLNMAWARKYAVVDIDEVSNKFGKINGNDGIYMLEAKYMPMESLELNPYFYYGENLLNTLGFKVTLNLALNEEVKTKTMLHYASIDSAVSGTPNGSFTQVEQGVSLFGVSAALGYIKVDKEGMAELGTFGDQLPFEEHNHTFDKDAKTPYISALYEVEGVKLSAIYAETKYLDTLLANKLKEKEFNVKVSYEVLKNIETSLLYANVKNDDIVQSYDAIKAHIFYKF, translated from the coding sequence ATGCAGTTACGCTATTCACGTATGATTGCGGCAATAGTTTTAGGAAGTAGTTTAAGTGTGGCAGGTGATGCTACAAATTTGGAAGAGGCTTTCGCGAATGGTAAAATTGAGGGCACCATTGGTTGGTTTGGACAGCATATTGATGCTAAAGAGGGTACAAACAGTGGCTTTTCCAATGGCTATGTCAATATTGGATTTGAGACAGCACCTATACATGGTGTAAGTCTTGGAGTCTCAGGCTGGGGTAGTTTGAAAATCAGTGAAAAAAATGACGATGATTATAAAACTTCTATAGCTGATCCAAATATGCTTTCCCAAGCTTTCGTGAAGGTTGAACATGAAGGTATGGGGAGAGTTGTACTAGGGCGTCAAGCGGTGGATTTTAACTGGTTGAGCGATTATATTGAAGGTGCGACATTTGAATTCAGTAGTATCGAAAATCTTGTTTTAAATATGGCATGGGCACGTAAATATGCTGTAGTCGATATTGATGAAGTCTCCAATAAATTTGGAAAAATTAATGGCAATGACGGCATTTACATGCTTGAAGCAAAATATATGCCTATGGAATCTTTGGAACTCAATCCTTATTTTTACTACGGTGAGAATCTTTTAAATACACTTGGTTTTAAAGTAACATTGAATTTAGCCCTAAATGAAGAGGTTAAAACAAAGACGATGCTTCACTATGCTTCTATCGATAGTGCTGTTTCGGGTACGCCAAATGGTTCATTTACTCAGGTAGAACAAGGCGTTTCACTTTTTGGTGTTAGTGCGGCTCTTGGGTATATTAAAGTCGATAAAGAGGGTATGGCTGAACTTGGTACTTTTGGCGATCAATTGCCATTTGAAGAGCACAATCATACTTTTGATAAAGATGCTAAAACACCCTATATCAGTGCCTTGTATGAAGTTGAAGGTGTAAAACTAAGTGCAATTTATGCAGAAACGAAATACCTCGATACACTTCTTGCCAATAAACTTAAAGAAAAAGAGTTTAATGTCAAAGTAAGCTATGAGGTTCTTAAAAATATTGAAACTTCACTCCTCTATGCCAATGTTAAAAATGATGACATCGTACAAAGTTACGATGCGATTAAAGCACATATTTTCTATAAATTTTAA
- a CDS encoding DUF2325 domain-containing protein yields the protein MSVLVIGGDKIDSIASVLQDFSFEKITHWDARNPSVVKKDIPQDVHLVIMLTNFLNHNAMNKFKNEAKRKAIEFICAKRSESSVFCELCKKYNPNGCILEK from the coding sequence ATGTCAGTACTAGTGATAGGTGGAGATAAAATTGATTCGATAGCGTCGGTATTGCAAGATTTTTCTTTTGAAAAGATTACGCATTGGGATGCAAGGAACCCTTCTGTCGTCAAAAAAGATATTCCACAAGATGTGCATTTGGTCATTATGTTGACCAATTTTTTAAATCATAATGCAATGAATAAATTTAAAAATGAAGCCAAGCGAAAAGCGATCGAGTTTATCTGTGCAAAGCGCAGTGAAAGCTCTGTTTTTTGTGAGCTTTGCAAAAAATACAATCCAAATGGTTGTATTTTAGAAAAATAA